The Mycteria americana isolate JAX WOST 10 ecotype Jacksonville Zoo and Gardens chromosome 25, USCA_MyAme_1.0, whole genome shotgun sequence genome includes a window with the following:
- the LOC142420684 gene encoding toll-like receptor 2, whose amino-acid sequence MPGCPLRPRPCCPRRRRRPGRPAATPEAMRPPPAAGARGVWCLVLLALAGDAAWPPCRIDADNGTGLCKGQDLLRVPRGLPSSLRSLDLSYNKLREIAAGDFAGMTRLRHLDLGYNNISRVAPDAFLSNLLLEHLRLFNNSLDRIPAPALQPLVNLRRLDMSNNLYRSAALDGVFGRLRRLRELSLGGPLLRDIARGDFAALKDTALQKFAIKSASGLRRYEAGAFSWLNTTELWCDVALDESAAALPVMLRDLRGKPLDYLRFRNLFEFTYYAGDADPFAGLAELQVTKLVFYRGKFNENLLRLALLNVQRSRVRDLALVAIDFARSRWRNGSAVGVAAPRLDRLSLQDISNPDVLRFDWTFTWLSGVAALSIVNVNFNYVPCDAWGEMRNVEALDISSNRLKDGYIYNQRCDYQGVMPKLESFVLAANQLQSLAVVAALTRTWPRLARLDASRNGLGSLQETCRWTPTLRWLSLHHNRVTVGAFGCLPTTLEYLDLSYSQLDRLDMGYFTRSPRLRELRLSGNKIKFIPSEWTCPRLEVLAIDGNSFGVINHGSFVNMPRLVSLEAGNNPYHCTCDLYLFLEETRRRGRPTLADWPRNWTCYHPEPLLDTAVAAYAPRPLECNVPALVAVAAASTAVAVAACAALCWKLDAGWYLRATYRLVRAKYGARRTGAARRCSYHAFISYSRADAGWVRQELLRRLESATPPYRLCIHERDFTPGRWIIENIMENIERSAKVIFVLSRSFVDSEWCNYELYFAHQRAVGLGGEDVILVVKEPIDARGLPRRFARLRKMLGTKTYLEWPREDGRRPFFWLQLRSLLGSPGELGPGAGEEETAVDATT is encoded by the coding sequence ATGCCCGGGTGCCCCCTCCGGCCCCGTCCCTGCTgcccccgccggcggcgccgtcccggccgccccgccgccacgcCGGAGGCCATGCGGCCTCCCCCGGCCGCCGGCGCCCGGGGGGTCTGGTGCCTGGTGCTGCTGGCGCTGGCGGGGGACGCGGCGTGGCCGCCGTGCCGCATCGACGCCGACAACGGGACGGGGCTGTGCAAGGGGCAGGACCTGCTGCGGGTGCCCCGCggcctccccagcagcctgcgcAGCCTCGACCTCTCCTACAACAAGCTACGGGAGATCGCGGCGGGCGACTTCGCCGGCATGACCCGGCTACGGCACCTGGATCTGGGCTACAACAACATCTCCCGCGTGGCGCCGGACGCCTTCCTCTCCAACCTCCTCTTGGAGCATCTCCGGCTCTTCAACAACTCCCTCGACCGCATCCCGGCGCCGGCGTTGCAGCCGTTGGTCAACCTCCGTCGGCTGGACATGTCCAACAACCTCTACCGCAGCGCGGCGTTGGACGGCGTCTTCGGCCGGCTGCGGCGGTTGCGGGAGCTGTCGCTGGGGGGGCCGCTGCTGCGGGACATCGCCCGGGGAGACTTCGCTGCCTTGAAGGACACGGCGCTGCAGAAGTTTGCCATCAAGTCGGCCTCCGGCCTGCGGCGCTACGAAGCCGGGGCTTTCTCGTGGCTGAACACCACGGAGCTGTGGTGCGACGTGGCCTTGGACGAGAGCGCGGCAGCTCTGCCGGTGATGCTGCGGGACCTGCGGGGCAAACCCCTCGACTACCTGCGTTTCCGTAACCTCTTCGAGTTCACCTACTACGCCGGTGACGCCGATCCCTTCGCCGGCTTGGCTGAGTTGCAGGTCACCAAGTTGGTCTTCTACCGGGGCAAGTTCAACGAGAACCTCCTCCGCTTGGCCCTGCTCAACGTCCAGCGCTCCCGCGTCCGTGACTTGGCGCTGGTGGCCATCGACTTCGCCCGCTCGCGCTGGCGGAACGGCTCTGCCGTGGGGGTGGCTGCCCCGCGCCTCGACCGCCTCTCGCTGCAGGACATCAGCAACCCCGACGTCCTGCGTTTCGACTGGACCTTCACCTGGCTGAGCGGCGTGGCCGCCCTCTCCATCGTCAACGTCAACTTCAACTACGTCCCCTGCGATGCCTGGGGCGAGATGCGCAACGTGGAGGCCTTGGACATCTCCAGCAACCGTCTGAAAGACGGTTATATCTACAACCAACGTTGCGACTACCAGGGCGTCATGCCCAAGCTGGAGAGCTTCGTCTTGGCCGCCAACCAGCTCCAGAGCCTGGCTGTGGTGGCCGCCTTGACGCGGACCTGGCCCCGGCTCGCCCGCCTCGACGCCAGCCGCAACGGCTTGGGCAGCCTGCAGGAGACGTGCCGGTGGACTCCCACCTTGCGTTGGCTGTCCCTGCACCACAACCGGGTGACGGTGGGCGCCTTCGGGTGCCTGCCCACCACCCTCGAGTACCTGGACCTCTCCTACTCCCAGCTCGACCGCTTGGACATGGGCTACTTCACCCGAAGCccccggctgcgggagctgcggtTGAGCGGCAACAAGATCAAGTTCATCCCCTCCGAGTGGACGTGCCCCCGTTTGGAGGTGCTGGCCATCGACGGCAACTCCTTCGGCGTCATCAACCACGGCTCCTTCGTCAACATGCCGCGGCTCGTTAGCCTGGAGGCCGGCAACAACCCCTACCACTGCACCTGTGACCTCTACCTGTTCTTGGAGGAGACGCGGCGACGGGGACGACCCACCCTGGCCGACTGGCCCCGCAACTGGACCTGCTACCACCCCGAGCCGCTGCTGGACACGGCCGTGGCCGCTTACGCCCCCCGTCCCTTGGAATGCAACGTGCCGGCGCTGGTGGCCGTGGCGGCGGCCAGcacggcggtggcggtggcggcgtGCGCCGCGCTCTGCTGGAAGCTGGATGCCGGCTGGTATCTGCGAGCCACGTACCGGTTGGTGCGCGCCAAGTACGGCGCGCGGCGGACGGGCGCCGCGCGGCGCTGCTCCTACCACGCCTTCATCTCCTACAGCCGCGCCGACGCCGGCTGGGTTCGCCAGGAGCTTCTGCGCCGGCTGGAGAGCGCCACGCCGCCTTACCGGCTCTGCATCCACGAGCGGGACTTCACGCCGGGCCGTTGGATCATCGAGAACATCATGGAGAACATCGAGAGGAGCGCCAAGGTCATCTTCGTCCTCTCCCGCAGCTTCGTCGACAGCGAGTGGTGCAACTACGAGCTCTACTTCGCCCACCAGcgcgccgtggggctgggcggCGAGGACGTCATCTTGGTGGTGAAGGAACCCATCGACGCCCGGGGTTTGCCCCGGCGTTTCGCCCGGCTCCGGAAGATGTTGGGCACCAAGACCTACCTGGAGTGGCCCCGCGAGGACGGGAGACGCCCCTTCTTCTGGCTTCAGCTCCGCAGCCTCttgggcagccccggggagctcgGTCCCGGCGCCGGTGAGGAGGAGACGGCCGTGGATGCCACCACGTAG
- the PEX11B gene encoding peroxisomal membrane protein 11B yields METWVRFSAQSQAKERLFRAAQYACALAGDTLRRNGASAGVLASVRQLEAHLSLGRKLLRLGSSAEALEAAKRAIHLSDMVLRFCVTLGHLNRAMYFACDNVLWAGKTGLVPSVDQEKWGQRSFRYYLFALVVNLSRDAYEIRILMEREAGGKRAKGSENGRQLRADNGLQQLGLRLQIQLRLLIRVLRNNPPLLLDVVKNACDLFIPLDKLGLYKTNPGFVGLCGLTSSILSILTILHPWLKLKP; encoded by the exons atggAGACCTGGGTGCGCTTCAGCGCCCAGAGCCAGGCCAAGGAGCGTCTCTTCAG GGCCGCGCAGTACGCCTGTGCGCTGGCGGGGGACACGCTGCGGAGGAACGGGGCGAGCGCCGGGGTCCTGGCCAGCGTTCGGCAGCTGGAGGCTCACCTCAGCCTGGGCCGCAAGC TGCTGCGCCTGGGCAGCTCGGCCGAGGCGTTGGAGGCGGCGAAACGAGCCATCCACCTGTCGGACATGGTGCTGCGGTTCTGCGTCACCCTCGGCCACCTCAACAGGGCCATGTACTTCGCCTGCGACAACGTCCTCTGGGCGGGAAAGACGGGGCTCGTCCCCAGCGTGGACCAGGAGAAGTGGGGCCAGAGGTCCTTCAg gtattACCTCTTTGCCCTCGTCGTGAACCTGAGCCGGGACGCCTACGAGATCCGGATCCTGATGGAGCGCGAGGCGGGCGGGAAGCGAGCGAAAGGCAGCGAGAACGGGCGCCAGCTCCGGGCTGACAAcgggctccagcagctggggctgaggctgCAGATCCAGCTCCGGCTTCTGATCCGCGTCCTTCGGAACAaccctcctctgctgctggacGTGGTGAAAAACGCCTGCGACCTTTTTATCCCCCTGGACAAGTTGGGGCTGTACAAAACCAACCCGGGCTTTGTGGGGCTGTGCGGCCTCacctcctccatcctctccatcctCACCATCCTTCATCCCTGGCTCAAACTGAAGCCTTAG